The following is a genomic window from Pseudanabaena galeata CCNP1313.
ATTAATACAGCTCGAACCGTGGAATCGCTCAGTCCAAAGACTGCGCCCACTTCGTCTAGGCTCATCGGTTTGCTATATAGCTCCCAATATTTCTGGGCGATCGCTTGTTCTTCTTTGAATGCGGCGGCTTTTTCTCTGCGGGCTACTTCGGAAATATCGATCCCTGCTTGGACAATTACCCGTTCTATGGTCTTACCTGACAGGTCAAATAGCTTACCCACTTCCTCAAAGTCTAACCCGCCTTCATTTACCAGTTGCCAATATTCTTTGGCACGGTTGTAGTTTTTGAGGCGCTTGAGCTTTTGGTTATCTTCACGTCTCTGCCTGATTCGCATCAAGATCTGGCGGCGTTCTTTTTGCTTTGGCGTAAGCTTTGGTGTGGGTAAGCCTGCTATGCCTCCCAATTTGTGTTTTAGCTTAAAGGTGGGACGATTTTTAGAGTCTACGCTTTGCCTGATTGGGTAGCCATTGCGCTTTAGTTCCCGCAGGATAATCGGGTGGGATACTCCAAATAGTTCTGCGGTTTCTCTTAGGCTTAGGTGGTGATCGTTATAGGCTTTGTGATACTGGGCGGCGCGATTGGCGGAGGTGACTAAATCTATCCCTCGGCGGATGGGGATGCTATGCTTTTCTAGGACTTGGTTGAGAGTCCTAGCTGAGATATTGAGCTTCTGGACTACGGCTGTCCTCGTTACTCCTGTTTGGTATAAGGCGATCGCCTGTTCTTCTTTTGACATCCTTGTATGGCTCAGACGAGCGTGCTTTGGTCTAAATTCACTAAACCCTGATGCGACCATCGCGTTATATACCGTCGAAACTGATACCTGATAGTGTTTTGCTATGTCTCGAATCGGGTAGTTTGATTCTTTGTACAGCCGAATATACTCAGATACATCGGGCATAACTCTAGGAGCCTTCACCTTTGAAGTCTTTGTTTTTAGGCTTTTCTCCTTGTCTGCTTTTTGCTTTTTCATGAACTAGCTCCCAATATTCAAGTGCGTTTTTGATGGTTTACGATATCTGTATGTCGAAAATATATATAAAAGGGTAGAGTTTGGTAAAAGTATTCCCAATAATTAGGTTTTTCTACTATGCTTTATTAAATTAATTTCTCCTGAAACAACACAGATCCTCACCTACATTTTGAAATTATCCTCCTATCGGATGTTGCAACCGAGCATATTTCTTGTGTCATAAAACGTTAAATTTAATGTTTTGTACCAAAATCGTAGTTTTTTTATTTAATATTAAAGATGAAATCAACAACTTTAGATCTACGTTCTTTCTCGGATTTAGTTTGCCGTGAATGGATTGATGGCAGTGCGATCGAGCCTGAACTTTTTACTTATAATGTAGAAATTATAGCAGATGAAATTATTGAAAGTGGGGGTGAAGTCAGCTACCCAATTCATGAGGCTCTGAATTGGAATCCTGCTAAGTGGCGTACTGTCTGGCAATCTGGGAAACAACAGCGTCCAGAGCTGTTTGGAGCGCTCATTCATTCTTGGAATCCCATTCTCGAAAAGCCTGAAGTGTTCCAAGTCAAGCTTAGCAACCCTCTAATCGATCACAAAAAGGGGAAACCCCGTAAGTATGAGAATCCTGCTAAACGCGGACAGGTTGGTGGTTTTGCTTTAGTTCCTCAATCAATTTGGCAAAAGGTAGCCGATCGCTATGGGCTTGAGGTTGATTTCGCGGATTTACCTGATGCTGTTAATTTTTGGGCTTGGGTAGCTGCCCATCCTGAAATTCCGATCTTCATCTGTGAGGGTATGAAAAAGGCTTGCTGCTTGTTATCTCAGGGTTATGTGGCGATCGCTTTAAGTGGGATTACGATGGGACGGATACAGGGGGCAGATGGCAAGTTAGCTTTGCAACCCTATCTGGCTATGTTTGCTACTCCCAAGCGTCAGGTCTGCTTCTGCTTTGATGCCGAAACTAAGGAAAAAACTAAGCATGATGTTTTTCTTGCTACGGTCAAAACGGGCAAGCTATTTGCGGATGCGGATTGTCTCGTTAAAGTACTTGAGATTCCTTTGCTGGAAGGTACTGATAAAACTGGGGTTGATGATTTTATCGTTGAACGCGGTATTGATGCTTTTCATCAGGTCTACTTGGCGGCGATCTCCCTTAATACCTATGCTTGGGAACATCAACAAGATAGCCAGCTTACGTTTAAGCCTTCTAGAAATTTATCCATGGACGTTTTATTTCAATTAGATCGATATGAAATCCCCGATTACATTCCCAAGACTGGGATTGTGGCGCTGCAATCGGCTAAGGGGACTGGTAAGACTAAGGCGATTGCGGCGATCGTTGCGGGGACAGATAAATTGGCTTTGCTCGGTCATCGGGTCAGTTTGGTTCGCAATCTCTGTAAGGTGATGAATGCGGATTTCAAAGGCGATCTCGATATGGCTGATGGCCAGTTTATTACGGATTCGGCTTATTCTGCTCGTGTTGGAGCCTGCGTCGATAGCTTACTTGCTTTCGATCCCCGTCAATTTGTGGATTGCGATCTCGTCATTGATGAGGTGGAGCAAGTACTCAAACATTTGATTTCAGGTTCGACCTGTAATAAAGATGGCAAACGTTCTGCTCTGCTTGCCCGTTTGCATATTTTAGTAAAAGTCGCCAGACGGGTAATTGTCGCTGACGCGGATCTCTCAGATATTAGTTTGAACTATCTCCAAGCTTTGCGTGGTGATGGTTCTGATGTCTTTTTGATTAAGAATGAATTTCAACCCGAAGGCTATCCTACTCGATTCATTGTGGCAAATAACGATGTGCCGATTATTCAGGAATTACTAGCAGATGTGACCAAAGGTCATCGGGTTTTTGTGGCGACGGATAGCAAGTCTAGTAGTAAGGCGATCGCTAAGTTGGTTGAGAAAATTAGGGCGATTCGTCCCAAGATTAGAGTCTTGCTTTTTAATTCTGATACCAGTGGCGGTCGGCACGAAACAGATTTTATGAGCAATATCAATAAGCGGGTATTCAACTACGATGTGATCATTGCCACGCCTTCGATGAGTACGGGTGTTTCGATTGAGGTCAAGCGCTTTCATAAGGTCTATGGTTTGTTCTATGGTACGGTCACGGATGCAGATGCAAGTCAGGCTTTGTCGCGGGTCAGAGATAATGTCCCCCGCACGGTTTGGTGTGCCGAACGTGGGATTAATTTCTGCAAAATTGATCGCTCTTCTTCGCCGATTCATCTCAAAAACACTCTCAGGAATCGCTGGGATCGCGAGGTTAGTCTCATTCGGGCGGGCTTAGGCGATTCTTTACGGCCTATTGCAGATCATGCATCTCTAGACAATCCTCACATCGATCTTTGGGCAAGTGTTGAAGCGAGAACCAATGCGGCGATGTGGGCTTTACGGGACTATTTGCTTGAGCGCCTTGTGTTTGAGGGCAATCAGGTTACGGTCGTGACCATCGGTAATGATGATTCTGGCAAGTCGATTAAGGAGGCTCTAGCTCAGACAAGGCAAGAGCGTTACCAAGCTGTCTCTAGCGCAAAAATCCTATCTCCCTCTGAACAGAAAAAATTAATCTCAAATGAGTCTCAGTCGTATCAAGATGTTTTGGATCTAGAAAAAACTGCGATCGCTAAGTTTTATTGTCTTGATACTGTATCTCCCGAACTGGTGGAATACGATCGCGAGGGGCAACGTCGCTCGGAGATTCTCAAATTGGAGGCTTTGTTTCAGTCAGATCTTGCCATTGATGCTGATGTTCGTGCTTTTGATCGTCAAGCTAAGTTTGGTATGGGTATTTTCCTGCCAGATCAGCCTTGTCATGAATTGGGACGCTATATCAGATCGGGTTTAGGTTTGAAGGAGTTACTGAATCCTGATGTTCAATACACTGATTCAGATCTGGAAAACTTGGGTAGTCTTTGTCGGCAATTTGCTACGGACATCAAAAGATACTTGGGCTTCAATGTCCCTCAAGATGCTACCAATATTTGGATTTTTCGCATTCTCTGCAATCAGCTTGGGGTCAAAATCTGTTCTAAGCGCATTCATGGCGATGAGGGCATGATTAATGTTTGTTGGCTTGATGCTGATGCTTGGCAACAGTTACAGGCGATTCTCGAAAGACGCTCCGTCTCTCGGCAACAGGTGACGACTGCTCAGCCCGTTTCTTGCGATCGCCCCCCCCTTATAACAAATGATTGTGAGGGGGCGATCGCTAACTGTCAGTTTGCGGTTTGGACTAGGCTGCTTGCCAGAGTCGCTTATCTGCGCCATTTACTGACATCGGATATTTCCTCTAAGCATCCTCTCTATAAGCTCCAAAACCATTTATCAGTCCTATTTTTCAATATCCAAGTCATGTTCACTCAAAGATTATTCTTGACTTGCTCTCACGTTATCCCGTAATTTCGTAATTATCGAGTAACTCAGATGTTTCTGTGTAAAGCTATCATATAAAAATCAGTCATTTTCGGGGGCGATATCATCTCTATGGTTTGAGGTGGGGCAATCCTTGTTTACAAATTTTATGATGGAGTCCTATATGGGTACATTGACCGATATTTTCGTTGCTCAAAAAGAGCAACGATTTGATTTTCTGCGTGAAAACTTTCCTCGGATTTTTTATAAGTATCATCAAGAGCGATTTGCTATTCAGCAAATGCAATTAAAACCTTTTACTACCTTTCTTGACTCTCAGCTTTCTAAGCCTATCGATATCAATGTCACGGCTCAATTTATCAAGAAACATCGCGCTGATGCTCAATCTTTCGTCTCTACTGCTATTAGCGAAGTCGGTAAGTTTAACAATATTCAACTTTTGGGTGGGGTTGCTCCTCGTTCAGCTAATCTTGTACGGGATTTATTCGCTGATGAAGATTCCTTGATCGCTAGTATCAGCCAAGATATTGTCATCGAAGTTATTGATTTCCTCTGCTCAGATCCTCACTATCCAATGCTTTGCGATATCTGCTTCCCCTGTACTAGTCAAGTGATTGTGGCGGCTCGTAAAAACCGAATTCCTTTATCAGTAAGAGTAATCAAACCTCCTCTAACTTTCAAATTCAATCGCCATCGCATCATTGCTTGCGCTAACTGGGATGTTCTTGTGCAATATGCTAGTGCTGATGTTGTCCTCAAGCTATGTAGTATTCCTTGGTTAGATGAAATTCCTTGCTTTGGCTAGATTGGCTATAGTCCTGAATAGCAAAGGATCTGCGGCGCTTCGCGCCGCAGATTGCTTCTTGAGTTTTAGTCTGTACTAGCTATCTCTTGCTTTCCTATACCAGATTGGCTCACCTATGAAAGAAATAAGCAGTCCGCACTGCTCTTGTTGATCTGATTAGTTCGGACTGCTTATTTCTCTATTGGGGCTTCGCTCTTAGGTATTGTTTGGGCTTGCCAATCACTGCTGCTACTTCTTCATGGGTGTTGAATCTAGACCATGCACTGCCATGTTTGCAGTTTACATAGGTAGCAAAACGGGTCAGGGTTCCGCTTAGTAAGCGTAGTAGCATGTCCAATGCTTCATCAGCGATACGGTGATTGATCGACATCGACTGAGCATTGGCGATCGCTGATTCTTCGCAGGAGAGGACTTTCTCAATTGACGCTTGATTCACCAGTAGATCTGGATGTTGCAATGCTGGTGATGGCAGGGCTGTACAAAATGTGGGTATATGAAAGGCTCCTTTCATACTTTCCACAGTGTCTCTAGATCCGAGTAGAACTTGTCCCGAATCATAATGATTGCCACAGTCCAACCAGAATGTTGTTTTTCCAGTGTCGAGAACTTTGGCAATTTCGGCTCTGGCTTCGGGATTGTCCACAGCTCCAATACAGATTGTCAGGTGTTTCCATCGTGACGTTGCCATGTCTGCTCTAAATGATGAAACTATGGCGCTGATTTCGATGCCCCATTGCCATCCATACCTTGCGGCTAATACTGATGCTTTCGGTAGTTCAAGGTCGTTGGGAGTAAAGTTTTGGCGCGGTATATTCGTTGCTTCGACCCGATCTGGATCGATGAAAGTAACTGATACTTTTTTCCCGGCTTGTTTTTGTAAATAGGCGATGCGTGGCAAGTTCACGGCTAACCATCCGCCTGTGCCGCCACAGCCGATGAGAATTAGGTCTAGTTCTTCATAGGCTGGTAGCAGGATGGGGACGGCTTCGGCAAAGGGTAATGATAGGTTTGACATTACCAATCCTCCACTAAGCAATCTGTTAATTGCGCTGGTAACTCCAAGATCCCTGTTGTTGCAGTTTCATAGAAATGACCGTAAATTCCTACTCGCATCCTGATCTGTGGGTTGGAGAAGATTTCACCCAGCACTCCATAAATCCGAAAACCTGTCTCATCTCGATTATCTGTGTCTGAGAAGTAGGCTCTCATTCCATGATGGGAATGGATTTCGATAATCGCTTTGCTGTATGTGCTGTTCGCACTGTTATCTAATGGCTTACAGGATGTGGCTGTTTGCTCTTGCTCTGGAATCGCGAGCTGCCAATTACCATTTTCAAAATATAGGTGAAATACAATTTCGACTGGACGATTATTAGTGTCGCAAGCAATGCGTGAGGCTTCGAGCATTTGCTCTACTAGCGTTACGGGGACTGCGGGGTATGTCATCTGTACAGATGCTGATATTGCCTTTAGTCCTTTGGCTTTGTAATACGACACTGGCGCGATCGCAGTCAATCCTTGCCTCTTTGCCCTGACAAATGTGCCATTACTGCCATACATATACTCATACATTGAGGTTGGGGCAATTTCAGGCAAGCTTTGATTTGTGGCGATGATGTGCTGAATTAACGGGGGATTCTGGGCGGATGGCAATACGGGATTTGTTGTGGCTACGTGCTTTTGGATATGTTCTAATAATTTCATTGGTTGATTACCATATTAATGGCTACCTTTACGGAACTGCCACATTGGACAAGATCGTTAATGGGGTAGCGGTTGGATTTCTGCAATTGGATCAGTTTTTCGCGGATGTCTTCTGGATGGGTATTGGATTTGCTATCCACAAGATGATTGTTGAATGGTGCTGTCATGAACATCTCCCATGCTTTAGCTAGTCGCTCTATTCCTTCTGCATAGCTGCTGAGGTTATTCTCAGTTCCCATACAGATCCTGCCATCTCCATAGATATTTGGTAATGGCACATGGTAAATGGGCGCTTCGGCGGCAAAGGTTTTCTGCTTAGTTGCCCAGATATAGCAAGTGTCACCGCAAAGCATAAACACGATTCCCATCATTGGAATGGTCAGGGAAATCGGCTCTCCGCTTTGATTTAAGTTGATGAAGGTAAATGTCCGTTTTGCAGGTGGCATAAACTGCACATACCATTGTCCTTGCCGACAAATCCCCAATCGTTTTACTCCATTGGGTATCCATCCTGAGTCAATGCGTTCATGTTGAAAGGCGGCTCTCACTGTTTCAGGGGATAAGAACTTGTAAGTTTCTCGTTCCCTCTGCCGATATTGAAAGCAGTAATGTCCTCCTTTCAGAAATAGGAGTTTTGCCTCTGCTTCAATTAATGGATAGCCATCGGGCTTCAGGGCATCTTGGAGTGGGTCTAGGGTTAGCATTTCTTTTTCCTCATGCGGCAAGATAGTGGTTGTGTATTTTGGGATTTGGATCTTTACATTTGTTCCAGAGCTTGACCACTTTGATACAGTTGGCGGTGTCTTGATCTAGCCATTCGATAAATTCTCGATACTTTTGCAAGATCGTTTGGGCTTCTGTGTATGCTTCTCTTAGGTTATCTATTACCTCTACTGTCCAATCAGCATCTACGATGTCATTTTCATAGGAGATATCCAGCCATAGATTGCCTGTGGACTGGGTGAGCATGTCTATGGCTGTAGGTAAAAGGGTTATTTTTCCTCTCACCTTTTTGACGGCTTGGCTTAATTTTTGGTAATTGATATAACTAACAGCATCTGGCAAGTCTTGTCCCAGTTCTCCCTCTAGGTCATTCCATGTATCGTTGTCTAATCCGTGGATCAGGCTCATCAAGAATTTCTCGGTTGCGCCTAAATCTTCAAAGTTATCGTAATACCATGAAGTACCAAGTGGCTCTACGGGAATATAGGAGATACGTTCTGATTCTGCTAGCAATAATGGCAATGGGAAGAATTGCTCATCTAATAAGGTCAGAAATTCTAGCTCTTTCTCACTATAAGTTTCAAGGCTAGCAACTTTAACACTAGCTTTTGATTGTTGATATGTGTCAGGATAGTAATACTGATACAGTTGCAGCATTGTTGCCCTTTGCTGGATTGCTTCGATGTATTCCACCGCTTTATCGGCAGTGCATGCTGCTAACCACTCGAATTTGGTTTTGTCCATCTCAAAATCCTCGGATCGTCATCGGCGCTGCGATCGGGTTGGCTTTTTTCAGGTTGTCGATTGTCCTTTGAATGCATAGACTCTGTTTTTGTAATTCTTTGCTTGTTTCGTCAAAGTCCTCTAACCCGATTTCACTTAGCTCGATTAATTGAGTCCCTTGCTGTTGGTACTTTTCAATTTCCCAGAGTATCTCTAGCAAGGGATTGATTTCTTCGGGTACTTTCATCAAACTAGCGATCGCGGTCTCGCTCATATTGCCCCTTTTGTCCCTGCGAGTTTACAGACATCCACGAGGATATCGCCGTTGGCTTGCACGGTTCTTTCAATTTTCGAGTTCTTGATTCCTTCAAAATACAGGCTGAGCGTTGCTCTAATCTGTTCATCACTACTCCCGATTTCTGGTGGTACGGGAATCGTCTGTCCTTCAATCTTGATGTTATAGTTCACTGCTGTTTCCCTCATAGTAAAGTCATCTGTTCTGGTTTTGAGGATACTAAAGATCTCTTGGTGATGGCGATCGGTTCTGGGGTTTCTTCTTCAATGGTCGGGATTTGATTTGCCAACTCACTGGCGGCATAGGCTTGGATTACCTCGGCTAAAGGTAATGGGATTGGTGCTAGTTCATTCAAACTTATAGTCCGAATTAGCGGTCTCCCCTGCTCTCGGCAAATGGAGATGATCACCATTCTCTCGTTTGAGTCTGCTTCTGGCAATATTTCAATGCACAGCTTTAGTCTGTCTTTATCTAGGTCGATTGCTGGATTGGGCATGGCTTTTTCACTATTGGAATTATGTTTTTCTCCATCAGCACGGGCGCTAGCCTTATTTAATTTTCAGTCGATTTATCTTGACCTTCGCAGTAATGTTTTTATTAAGTTTTTTGGAAGTATAAAATTATAACTATCGGTACTGCAACTTGTAAAAATAGGGCGATCGCCTTGCATAGTAATCATCATTTCGTTTATTGCGTTTAATATGTTAGACTTTGAGCAAAATTCAAGCAATCTAAATACAAAACTATCTGAGGTTGCCCGATGGTTGCCCTAACACAGTCTCTACACATTCCTACCGAGGAAGAAACCGAAATTTCTAAAGAAAGCAGCCGTATTCTTGCTTCGCATATTAGCGATGGTGTCTGTCATCTCAAAATCGTAGAAGCTGATGGCAGTGAAGAAACAGCCACAATCCCTGCGGCAGCCTATCGCCTATTTGTAGACATTTTGACCCAAATGTCCCAAGGCAATGCCGTAACGATCATCCCCATCCATGCTGAACTCACTACCCAAGAAGCCGCAGATTTAATCAATGTCTCGCGTCCCTTCCTAATCAAACAACTCGAAGAAGGCATAATTCCCTATCACAAAGTCGGCACGCATCGCCGAGTTCGCTTTACTGATTTAATGGAATATAAAACAAATATTGATGCCGCCAGAAACAAAGTTTTAGATGAGATTGTGGCGATATCTGAAGAGATAGGACTATATGACTAGCAAGTTTACAGTGATATACGATGCCTGTGTCCTTTATTCCAACTATCTTAGAGATATTCTCATTCAATTGGCGATCGCCGATCTCTTTAGAGCCAAATGGACTAACTTAATTCATGACGAATGGATTCGCAATCTCATCGAAAATCGTCCTGATTTACCAAAGGAAAAGCTAAATCAAGTCAAAGATTTGATGAATAGTCAAGTTCGAGACAGTTTAGTTACTGATTTTGAACAGCTAATTCCATCCTTAACCTTACCCGATCCTAACGATCACCATATTCTGGCGGCAGCAATTGTGGCTGAAGCTGATGTTATTGTCACCTTTAATCTAAAAGATTTTCCCGATCTGAATATCAGTCAGTATGGAATCACAGCAAAGCATCCAGATGATTTTATTGCCGATTTGATTGGCTTAAATCCTTTCAAAGTTATGGCAGCAGTTGAGACTTGTCGGCAACGCTTAAAAAAGCAACCCAAAACCAGCAATGAATACTTGGAAATTCTGTTAAAGCAGGGGCTACCACTCTCTGTGTCAATGCTAAAAGAACTCCAGAATAATCAAAATACAATGTAAAAAAAGCAAGGAAATACTATGATAACAACCTCCTCCGAAGTGCGATCGCCTATCAGCGCAATGCAGGATCTAAAGCCAATAACTCAATAACAGACATCAAAAAGACAGGTTACATCCTGACTGAATAGCTTAGATTTGACAAAAAAGTAAAACCTTCACAAGGAAGATTTTACTTTTTGTAGAGATTGCCGATTAAGCAACAAGTTGCCTGTATCTTGGTTTCACGTTAGGTTTGATGCCTACTGGAATCGGGATACGTGCTGGGAATACTCGCAGACGTTCTTCTGTAAACACTCGAAACTTGGCGGTGTGATGTCTACCGCTATTGTTGACTGTCAGGTATACTCGCTCATCCAGAATTGCTTCAATAGTCGCATCTGGTAATTCTGGGCGGGGATACAGTGGGAATATTTCCTCATGTTCTTGCAAGAATAATTCCACCATCTCAACAAAGTGTTGTTTGGTCTGTTCAATGTCAAAACTAGTAATCAATTCTAAACCACACCATTGGAAGAATGCTTTCTGCTCGATGCTGAATGAATATCTCTTGGCTTGAGCTACCCATTCGGTTCCCCGACGGGTGGTTCGAGTCGATAGCAAGCATTGATAGCCTTTGTGAGTGTAAATCATAGTTACCTTCTCTTTTTCTTAGCTGGGCAAGAGCCTTAAGCGATAGCGACTAAAAAACAAATAGAGAGAGTATTGATAGATATCTATCAATACTCTCTCTATTTATTCAACTAAAAGTCATCATCGTAAACGGTTGATTCTTGATACTCTTCGTCTTCGGCAGACTTCTTCACAACATCAATGAAGTTCAGAGATTGAGCATGAATCACTGTTCGCGCATGGTGCTTCTTATCTTTCTTGGATTTGTATTCTTCAGGCTGAGTCAGAACTCCCGTAACTTCGACAAACTTTCCAGATTCTGCTCGTTCTTCGGCATACTCCGCAGTTCCATTCCAGCAGACTACTTTGACCCAGAGTGGTTCTTGGTTGATCCAATTACCCTCTTTGTCTCGGCGAGGTTTAGGCTGTACGGCGAGGCTAAAGTCTAGTACGTCTTTACCACTGGTTTTGGTTTGACGCAATTCAGAGACGTTACCGACATAACCAGAGAGGACTACGAGATTAGTTGAATTACACATGAGTTTTTTCCTTCTATTTAGGAATCAGGTCATGGACTTCTACGCGATAGCGTATCTTCAAAAAATCTTGGGACTCAACAGGTATAGCGGTTTTCAAATGAGCGTGGTACGAGCGTCACATTCGTAAAACCAGCCAAAGAAGTCAGAATCGGAAACAGAATTGAAAGCGAGAGTGATAGCATCATAAAGCTGCTCAGTGGTTCTCGGAGCAATCGAACGCAGAATGGATTTGATTTTTGACCAAAACATCTCAATCGGTGATAAATCAGGAGAATAAGTGGGCAAGAAAATCAGTTTAGCGCCAGTATTCTCAATCGCAGTTCTGACCTCATCGCTACAGTGGAGATTGAGATTATCCATCACGACGACCATCGTATCGTTTAGCTGTGGTACAAGTACCTCAGTCACATAAAACAAAAAAGTTACCGCATTGTTACTGCCAAAAAATGATAGAGCCGCAATTACCCCCGTAATCGCGATCGCCGCAATGATGGTCAGATTTTTACCTTTGTTGTGTGGTTTACAGCCATGCGCCCTTGTGCCTTTTTTTGACCTTGCATAAGTCCTAGCCATATTTAGGTTTGTGCCTGACTCATCGATAAACACCAGATTATTGGTTTCGATTGCCCACATTATCAGTTGATATTCTAGTCTCAACTGTTTGACTGCTTCACTTTCTTGTTTGTCGGCATGAAAAGTTTTTTTTTGCGGGTTAACTCGATTTCCTGTAAGGCTCGACAAATCGTGGACTGACTTACCAATATCTCTGTCTTTTCCGCGAACCTTTGACTGATTTCTAGCAAGGTTATATCATTTTGTCCTTCAATGATTGCTTCTAGGATTGGGTAATGGGTTGCGTTGACTTTGGCTACTGCTCCTCCTCCATGGGGTTTTGCCGCCACACTCCCTGTTTGTTTTTGTCTTTGTACCAGATTATTGACCCAGCTTCGACTTACTGCAAACCTATCGGCTACTTCTTTCATCGTGGTTTTTCCTTTTTGATACCCTGCGATTACTCGTTCTCTCAAATCCTGTGAATACGCTTTTCCTGTTTGCATTTTCTCTCCATTTTACCTTGCTCTTGCTCATTTGAAAACCGCTATATGAATAGGCTGCGCTAACTATTCAGCTTTGCTTTGAATTCGGGATCAATGTATTTAAGACCGTGTTTCATTCTCTTCTTAGCCATTAGCGTATCCTCGGTTCTAATGCCTTGGCGATCGCCTCAAGCTGACGAGTACTGTAGGGCAAGGTGGGTGCTCCATAGATCCGCTTTGCGGCTTGCCTAATGTGGTACGCCAATTTGCGACGGCGTTGCTCTAGCTTAAGTTGTTCCATTGAGTCGAAT
Proteins encoded in this region:
- a CDS encoding helix-turn-helix domain-containing protein, whose amino-acid sequence is MQTGKAYSQDLRERVIAGYQKGKTTMKEVADRFAVSRSWVNNLVQRQKQTGSVAAKPHGGGAVAKVNATHYPILEAIIEGQNDITLLEISQRFAEKTEILVSQSTICRALQEIELTRKKKLFMPTNKKVKQSNS